The genomic stretch TTGTTAGCCTTTTCTCAAGGTTTGAGGACAGAAGTGGAGCCTCGTGGGTGGAATATTCTTCTATCGTTTATCAATACTACTATCAGGCTTGGTAGCTTTTATCGGTTTACTTATCgaattttaaaggaaaggaagcGAGTTAAGAATCGAAACTTATTTCACTGTCTCTTTCTAATTACCACATCATCATAGCATGACTAAGCATGCAGGTGTCTAAAGACTCTTCAATCTATGCAAATTTACttacaaaaaccgaaaaaaagacaaaaaagattAAACACCGGTACTGCCGCAATCTTAAAACAATTACTGTAAATTTCAGGATCTGATGTCCACGATCAACCGGcgattatatatatttttttcctgaaatAATTATATATGATAATAAATGTTCAAAGGAAAAAGGATGTCCTTCTTATGGCCATCTTCCTCTGTTTTCGACGGGCTAATATCACGGATGTTTTGAGCAACTCTTTACCTATCTTTGGCCACTTCACAGAAACATCCCCGAAGGCACCGAGGCAGTCAATCGATCACGGACAACGAAATTATGGGCAAAATCAAGACTGGCGAAAAGTTAACTCAATTCCAGCCCCGATTATTATCGGCAAACTTTCGTCGATCCTGCTTTTGCCCTCGATTTCTTTATCAAGCCCCGACTCTTTACCAGCACTGAgaaataaatgtgtgaaaaaaCACTACCCAATTCTTTCAAGTTGCAACTCACTTAAAACCACCttagtttaaaaaaagacaacgaTACGGAGTTTGAAAAGACAACCATAACTACAAATTTAAACAGGAGTAAGATTGAAAATTAATCAAGCGGCACTCATTTTGGGACATCTCCCTTTCATTTCTCTGCAAATCACAACTTGAAACAGTCAactaaatttaaggttttgacgacgaattactttaaaaccgttcgtactaGCTAAGCAGTTCATAAAAGAGCTCGACATGTTTCTCAATGAGAATGAGAAATAAATACGACAACGCAAGTTGTATTTTGAGGACATTGTTGCTAAGACCCTCAGTAATAAACGCCTTCAGTTTAGTAATTCTTATATTGTTCTGTGATGAATAGATTGCTTTTTTGGCGTCCCAGTTAATCAAAGAACTAACTTTGCTTTCTTAATCACTCGATGAAGAGCGGAATTTTTTCAATGCTGTCACTACAGCTCGTCTTACTTCTGAAATCTTCCAGCAGTAGAGAAGTGGGTTCAATAAAGAGTTTACGAACGCGAAAACCACTCCATATTGTCTGCATAGCACAAGAGTTTGTGACAGCTCACTTATGGTGCTAGACAACGCCATCATCGTAGGATATGGTAGATAACAAATCAGTAACGCCAACTGAATCCATATTACACTGGACACTGCCTTTTTGTGTTTTGCTATGCTGACTTCAATTGGCAGAGAACTGCTTGGTGGATCTTGACGAGAGCGCCTGTTTTGAACTCGAGTGCGATGTTTACGGAGGTTGAAGAAAATCCTAATATGTGAGAACGTGGAAGTGGCTAGACAAATGGAAAAAACTGTTTGCAGAAACCTTGTTCCAAATTCAGAACTCTTTACGGAGAAAGCTGAACAGACCATAACCAAAATCCAGAAAGTAAATATTATTCCGTACACACGTTTCAAAGTTACGGTTTCCCTGTACCGCATTCCCAATGACAAGGCCAGGAGTCTGTCTACGCTTATGGCACTCGTGGTCAATAAAGACACTCCACACAGTGCATAGTTGATGAAAAAACCAGTGGATAATGCAAAGTAGCAAACGCTCCAACGTTCTTTTATTGCAGATAACCAATATATAGCACCCAAAGGATTGGAAAGCACACCGACACAGAGATCGCTTGTCGCCAAGCTGCGAAGCAACAGTTTGGACGGTGAACCGAGTGTACACTCTTTCCGGAGGGCAACTAGTATTAAAACGTTTCCAAGGGATGTAAAAATgcacagaaaaacaacaaaagttgAGAGAAATATCAAGTGGTGGCGGATTCCTTTGGTGAAACTTTCAGAGCAGAAGTACTCTACGTATAACTCATTCCCGGCAATCTCTGTAAGGTTCGCGTTCATTGACATGTTGTCGTTGTTGCTTTTCATTCTGCCAAACTGATTGAACTGAGAAAATGCAGGTGTTTTATGGGGTCCTACGACTAAATTATGCACATTTCTACTATTCAGTTTATGAGGCAATTTCGCGATGTGGTCTGTCATTTCATGcctttgggggatttttgccgATTTGGTTGGGAATTACGGATGTGTCCCTTTTCTGCCAGTTTATTTAAAggaatatttaaataaaattcaaacCTTGCATTTACCCTATAGTACCCCcatattgtttttattactatCAAATACATCAATAAAACAACGCGGGGTTGAGAATTTAATGCTTTACTTGAGAGTAACGATGCTGTTATTGATCGTTAACAACATCTACCTGAAGTTCCCCTGTGTGATACAATATTTTATACACACCCACGTTAAAGATTAAAAGCGAGACAGTGACGCCCCAGCCAATCACCAACATTGCCAGGCATGTGTGCTGTCGTGGATCACAAGAGATTTGACTGCTTTTGTGAACCCCTGCAACC from Montipora capricornis isolate CH-2021 chromosome 12, ASM3666992v2, whole genome shotgun sequence encodes the following:
- the LOC138026570 gene encoding sphingosine 1-phosphate receptor 2-like: MTDHIAKLPHKLNSRNVHNLVVGPHKTPAFSQFNQFGRMKSNNDNMSMNANLTEIAGNELYVEYFCSESFTKGIRHHLIFLSTFVVFLCIFTSLGNVLILVALRKECTLGSPSKLLLRSLATSDLCVGVLSNPLGAIYWLSAIKERWSVCYFALSTGFFINYALCGVSLLTTSAISVDRLLALSLGMRYRETVTLKRVYGIIFTFWILVMVCSAFSVKSSEFGTRFLQTVFSICLATSTFSHIRIFFNLRKHRTRVQNRRSRQDPPSSSLPIEVSIAKHKKAVSSVIWIQLALLICYLPYPTMMALSSTISELSQTLVLCRQYGVVFAFVNSLLNPLLYCWKISEVRRAVVTALKKFRSSSSD